The DNA segment ACTTTAAATATAATTCTCGCCATTAAACGAGGCTGGCAGCTGAAGGTGTTTCACATACTCTACAATACTTTGAGAGACTGCTTATTTTAACTGTGACTGATTCAGTGCGTTTCTTTCATACGGCACAGTTTTATTAGGTGATTACAATATCTGGACATTCTTCAACGTAGTTAATAAAAATGtacacaaaacttaaaaaagcCCTATAAATCTGTAAGCTGTGTTGGTTTGTAACTGGATTTTAAAACATTGATATAAATGTCTCAAAATAGGAGGAAGATGCCcctgctgaggaggaggaggaagaagaggaggaagagttggtggtaattatttatttatttattaatatttattataaaaacatgtatTCTGGTGATAAACAGCTTTTTATGTAGGACAAAAGGTTGAAAAAAACCTCAAGCGCCGATGGGTTACTATTCAAAGTCTGACTGATTTATCGGCGGGCCAATATTATCAGACGATATTACCTATGTGTCTGTATATTGGTAGCAGCAAATCAGCAAACgacaaattattatttaaaaaagacaaacaaaagaaacacccTTCTCCTATGGTATAAGTGTTGATGAATATTTTGCCCgccagagggcactctgcagcTTCCCTGCTGGCAAAACTTGTTTGTTACACCACAAACACAATAACCAGTTGATCTGAGCAGTGTAAataagttaattaaaaaaaaacaaaatgccagTAATGGATATTGGAgatgtctgtttgttttctgtgtttgaaaggaaaagaaatgtaTCAAAATACCAGATTTTTACATCtccatatatatgtataggtCTTAAAATCTTTACTGTAATGACCAAGGAGACTTGCATGTTTACTGGAAGAGCTAGGAATGGAACTATGGCTGTTGAGATGAGCATAGTGGTGCACAACAAGGTGGGTTTAGTGGCTTAGTGAGGGATCTCAAGCTTAAAATCAGAGTTTTATATGTTAGGAAATCAGCTCTCTGTGTACCTGGTAACTTATGCTGAAAACATATAACCTAGTCTGGAGGTGATCTTCAGAGTTGTGAGTTAAAATCAGTTTGAAGCATTTTCACTGACTCCTGTGCATGTATTCATTTGGTGATGCAAAACATgtataaatgttttatattttgttttaatctgCTATTAAGTCTCTTTTGTACTGATAGTATTGCACCTACtagaacacagaacacacagcagaaTAACTGTTCAAACATTCAAATTAATTTCACTTTGATCTGCTAAAATAATAATGCAATTtccacattttcattattaggCTGTAGGACAGTAACCATCAATGTTTAaattggggcgatcgtggctcaagagttgggagttcgccttgtaatcggaaggttgccggttcgagctcgggcagtctcggtcattgtgtccttgggcaagacacttcacccgttgcctactggtggtggtcagagggcccggtggcgccagtgtccggcagcctcgcctctgtcagtgcgccccagggtggctgtggctacaattgtagctcacacacattcaccagtgtgtgaatgggtgtgtgaatgggtggatgactggttgtgtaaagcgctttggggtccttagcgactagtaaagcgctatacaggccattttaccatttaaatgGATCCAGTTTAAAATTTCTGAGCGCAGCCATGATGTTAGAGATAAACGGCAGCACAAACAGAGGTTTGTTTTATTGCTCTGTAGAGTAAATCACTTGATTAACATTTTTCTACAGAAATAATAAACagctttgcatttattttttatagattttaaTCATGCTTCTGAGGTAGGGGAACACTCATAGGGATCATTTTGAGTCATATGATGCTTCCACAGCCTGTCTTTTGTcccgtcttccttctctcaccccaaccgatcgcagcagatggctgcccctccctgaccctggttctgcctgaggtttcttcctgttaaaagggagtttttccttccaactgtcgccaaagtacttgctcatagggggtcatatgattgttgggtttttctctgtatgtattattgtaggtctgccttgaggcaactgttgttgtgatttggtgctatataaataaaattgaattgaataaaacaCCCCATTTTATTTGAgcacaaagaaagcctggcttaTTAAACCTCTAACTTCATTATAAAATCACCTTCATGGTTTGAGAGTTGTGGTTTTCCTACCAGAGTTTTTGCCATCATTTTCCTGATGAATAGCATGGCTTCCTTTCTTTTTAGGACCCTTTAGAAGCGATAAGAGCTAAGTGTGAGGAGACTGAACACTGTGTGCACTACAAGGAGCGTCTGGAGCTCTGTGAAGCCCGGGTCAGTACAAGGTCCAACACTGAGGAGGAGTGTACAGAAGAACTCTTTGACTTCCTGCATGCACGGGACCATTGTGTAAGTGTGCAATAGACAAAGGAAAGATTATTCTCCTAGTGATGATGCTCATTGTGCCATCTTCTGTCTCTACAGGTCGCACACAAGCTGTTCCACAATGTGAAATGACAACCCGTCCAGTAGACCCGATATGATTTCTGATAATGTAAAATAATCCACAAATGAAGCCTGTTGTTGTTCTCCTGAATTTCCTTGGACTACGTTCCTGACACCTGTTTGTATGCAGTGCATACTAATATAGCTGATAGTGACTCTTGATGTCGATACTGCTAATAACATATTGGAGCATGCACTCTAAAAATTTGTATCAAGAAGGGATTGGCTGTAATGAAAATGTGATGAGGTGGAATGTTAAAGTATGCTGCTACAGTAATGGAAACCGGCTCAGGTTTGGTCATAACTTCACTCTGCTGACCAGAAAATAAAGGTT comes from the Oreochromis aureus strain Israel breed Guangdong linkage group 18, ZZ_aureus, whole genome shotgun sequence genome and includes:
- the LOC116314034 gene encoding cytochrome b-c1 complex subunit 6, mitochondrial, with the translated sequence MVFEKKMLTHGDPDDEEEDAPAEEEEEEEEEELVDPLEAIRAKCEETEHCVHYKERLELCEARVSTRSNTEEECTEELFDFLHARDHCVAHKLFHNVK